A region of the Terriglobales bacterium genome:
GCAGCGTGCAGATCCACGCCGGCAACGTGGTGAAGGCGAACGAAGCGTCGCTCGTCGTCATCAACCAGTTACGGCCGATCTACGCACGCTTCTCGCTGCCCGAGCAGTTCCTGCCGGAAGTGAAGCAGCGTATCGCGCAGGGCAAGTTGAAGGTGGACGCGGTGGTTCCCAAGACCGACACCGCGACCTCCGCCGGCACGGTGAGCTTTGTGGACAACGCCGTGAACCGCGAGACCGGAACCATCGCGATGAAGGCGGAGTTCCGCAACGAAGACCGCCGGCTGTGGCCGGGGCAGTTTGTCGACGTGACATTGACGCTCTCCGAGCGCCCCAACGCCGTGCTGGTGCCGACGCAGGCCATCCAGACCGGCCAGCAGGGCCAGTTCGTCTTCGTGGTGAAGAGCGATAACACCGCCGAGACGCGGCCGGTGAAGGCCGGCGCCGCGGTCGACGACGACACCATCGTGGAGCAGGGGATCCAGGCGGGCGAGCGCGTGGTGACGGACGGCCAGCTGCGGCTGGCGCCCGGCACGCGGGTCGAGGTCAAGAACGCCACCGTCACGCCGGGGAGCGGCCAATGAACGTAGCCGAACTATTCGTCCGGCGGCCGGTCATGACCACGCTGGTCATGGCCGCCATCCTCATTTTTGGCGTGGTCGCCTATCGCGCCCTGCCGGTGAGCGACCTGCCGAACGTCGATTTCCCGACCATCAACGTGTCGGCGACGCTGCCGGGCGCGGCGCCGGAGACCATGGCGTCGGCGGTCGCGACCCCGCTCGAAAAACAGTTCTCGACCATCGCCGGCCTGGATTCGATGACCTCGTCGAACACGCTGGGCGGGACCTCGATCACGCTGCAGTTCGCGCTCGACCGCGACATCGACGCCGCTGCGCAGGACGTGCAGGCGATGATCGCCAAGGCGCAGCGCGACCTGCCGCAGGACATGCCGGCGCCACCTTCCTACCAGAAGGTGAACCCGGCCGACTCGCCGGTGCTCTATATGGCGCTTTCATCGCCCACGCTGCCGCTCTCGCAGGTGAACGAATACGCCGACACCATCCTTGGCCAGCGCATCTCGATGGTCTCGGGCGTGGCGCAGGTGCAGATCTTCGGCGCGCAGAAGTACGCGGTGCGCGCGCAGCTCGACCCGCGGGAGCTCGCCATCCGCGGCATGGGGGTGGATGAGGTCGTCAACGCCATCCGCAGCGGCAACGTGAACCTGCCGACCGGCACCGTCTACGGCAAGACCGAGGCGGCCACGGTGAAGGCGACGGGCCAGCTCAATGACGCCGCCTCCTACCGGCCGCTGGTCGTGGCCTACCGCGACGGCTCGCCGGTGCGGCTGGAAGAGCTCGGCCGCGTCATCGACAGCGTGGAGAACGACAAGATCGCGAGCTGGTTCAACGACGACCGGTCGATCACGCTCGCCATCCAGAAGCAGCCCGGGACCAACACCATAGCCGTGGTCGACGCC
Encoded here:
- a CDS encoding efflux RND transporter periplasmic adaptor subunit produces the protein MLSLAALVGCTQKAQTAAPAPAVPVTVATAEQKTVPLTVRAIGAVEAFSTVEVKSQVAGQLVAVHFTEGQDVKKGQLLFSLDRRPFEAALQQAEGQLAKSQAEMAQAEANAARYARLMQEGVIARERYEQEQTNMQALRATVDANRAAVETARVQLGYTQIYAPIEGRTGSVQIHAGNVVKANEASLVVINQLRPIYARFSLPEQFLPEVKQRIAQGKLKVDAVVPKTDTATSAGTVSFVDNAVNRETGTIAMKAEFRNEDRRLWPGQFVDVTLTLSERPNAVLVPTQAIQTGQQGQFVFVVKSDNTAETRPVKAGAAVDDDTIVEQGIQAGERVVTDGQLRLAPGTRVEVKNATVTPGSGQ
- a CDS encoding efflux RND transporter permease subunit, which gives rise to MNVAELFVRRPVMTTLVMAAILIFGVVAYRALPVSDLPNVDFPTINVSATLPGAAPETMASAVATPLEKQFSTIAGLDSMTSSNTLGGTSITLQFALDRDIDAAAQDVQAMIAKAQRDLPQDMPAPPSYQKVNPADSPVLYMALSSPTLPLSQVNEYADTILGQRISMVSGVAQVQIFGAQKYAVRAQLDPRELAIRGMGVDEVVNAIRSGNVNLPTGTVYGKTEAATVKATGQLNDAASYRPLVVAYRDGSPVRLEELGRVIDSVENDKIASWFNDDRSITLAIQKQPGTNTIAVVDAIKALLPTIQKQMPASVKLNIVFDRSQSIRESVNDVKFTLLLTIALVIMVIFLFLRNVSATIIPSLALPMSIIGTFAIMYLLGYSVDNLSLMALTLSVGFVVDDAIVMLENIVRHMEAGEKPFQATLRGAREIGFTIISMTLSLAAVFIPVLFMGGILGRLLHEFAVTIGAAILVSGFVSLTLTPMLCSRFLKPTAEQHHGKFYQRSEAVFDAGLGFYAQSLGFAMRHRLAVMVISAILLVVTAGLFMVVPKGFLPNEDIGQILIFTESAQGTS